One window from the genome of Variovorax sp. PAMC26660 encodes:
- the recJ gene encoding single-stranded-DNA-specific exonuclease RecJ has protein sequence MKIVAREIPPRTVWALEQAGVHPLLARLFAARGVRAKEELDDGLARLLAPDTLRGTREAAVLLADAMALDKRLCIVADYDCDGATACAVGVRGLRLLGAKNVSYLVPDRVVDGYGLTPPIAERVADSGADMLITVDNGIASVEGVAAAKARGLQVLVTDHHLPGPELPVADVLVNPNQPGCEFESKSIAGVGVMFYVLLALRSELRKRGVFDVATQPKLDALLPLVALGTVADVVKLDANNRRLVAQGLRRIRAGVMPAGVAALFKAAGRTASVATTFDFGFALGPRINAAGRLADMTLGIECLLTDDAGRADELARMLDGINRERRDIEGGMRDQALLLAESLFATDGEGIEAPPPAISVFDANFHEGVVGIVASRIKDRFHRPTFVFAASGAPGKEHELKGSGRSIPGFHLRDALDLVAKRHPGVLLRFGGHAMAAGCTVAREHFKTFEQGLAQVAGEWLAASALTRQIETDGPIAREYMRIDLVDTLHKEVWGQGFAPPTFSEEVEVVSQRLVGEKHLALKLKHQGQPIDAIWFSHTDPLPPKVKLAFRLDADEWQGVRRLRFLVEGAEF, from the coding sequence GTGAAGATCGTCGCCAGAGAAATCCCGCCGCGCACCGTCTGGGCGCTGGAACAGGCCGGCGTGCACCCGCTGCTCGCGCGCCTCTTTGCGGCACGCGGCGTACGCGCCAAGGAAGAACTCGACGACGGCCTGGCCCGGCTGCTGGCGCCCGACACGCTGCGCGGCACGCGCGAAGCCGCGGTGCTGCTGGCCGATGCCATGGCGCTCGACAAGCGCCTGTGCATCGTGGCCGACTACGACTGCGACGGCGCCACTGCCTGCGCGGTCGGCGTGCGCGGCCTGCGCCTGCTGGGCGCCAAGAACGTGAGCTACCTCGTGCCCGACCGCGTGGTCGACGGCTACGGCCTGACCCCACCGATTGCCGAGCGCGTGGCCGACAGCGGCGCCGACATGCTGATCACCGTCGACAACGGCATCGCCAGCGTCGAGGGTGTTGCGGCCGCCAAGGCACGCGGCCTGCAGGTGCTGGTGACCGACCACCACTTGCCCGGCCCCGAACTGCCGGTGGCCGACGTGCTGGTGAACCCCAACCAGCCCGGCTGCGAGTTCGAGAGCAAGAGCATCGCCGGTGTCGGCGTCATGTTCTATGTGCTGCTGGCGCTGCGCTCCGAGCTGCGCAAGCGCGGCGTGTTCGACGTGGCAACACAGCCCAAGCTCGACGCGCTGCTGCCGCTGGTGGCGCTCGGCACGGTCGCCGACGTGGTGAAGCTCGACGCCAACAACCGCCGGCTGGTGGCGCAGGGCCTGCGCCGCATCCGCGCTGGCGTCATGCCTGCCGGCGTAGCCGCGCTCTTCAAGGCCGCAGGCCGCACCGCGTCGGTCGCCACCACCTTCGACTTCGGCTTTGCCCTGGGCCCGCGCATCAACGCGGCCGGCCGCTTGGCCGACATGACGCTGGGCATCGAATGCCTGTTGACCGACGACGCAGGCCGCGCCGACGAACTCGCGCGCATGCTCGACGGCATCAACCGCGAGCGGCGCGACATCGAAGGCGGCATGCGCGACCAGGCGCTGCTGCTGGCCGAGTCGCTGTTCGCCACCGACGGCGAAGGCATCGAGGCGCCGCCGCCGGCCATCAGCGTGTTCGACGCGAACTTCCACGAAGGCGTGGTCGGCATCGTGGCCTCGCGCATCAAGGACCGCTTTCACCGGCCGACCTTCGTGTTCGCAGCGAGCGGCGCACCGGGCAAGGAACACGAGCTGAAGGGCTCAGGCCGTTCGATCCCGGGCTTTCATTTGCGCGATGCGCTCGACCTCGTGGCCAAGCGCCATCCGGGCGTGCTGCTGCGCTTCGGCGGGCATGCCATGGCCGCGGGCTGCACCGTGGCGCGCGAGCACTTCAAGACCTTCGAGCAGGGGCTGGCGCAGGTGGCCGGCGAATGGCTGGCCGCCTCCGCGCTCACGCGGCAGATCGAAACCGACGGGCCCATCGCACGCGAGTACATGCGCATCGACTTGGTCGACACGCTGCACAAGGAGGTGTGGGGCCAGGGCTTCGCGCCGCCGACCTTCAGCGAAGAAGTCGAGGTGGTGTCGCAGCGGCTGGTGGGCGAAAAACACCTGGCGCTCAAGCTCAAGCACCAGGGGCAGCCGATCGACGCGATCTGGTTCAGCCACACCGATCCGCTGCCGCCCAAGGTCAAGCTGGCGTTCCGGCTCGATGCGGACGAATGGCAGGGCGTGCGCCGCCTGCGCTTTCTGGTTGAAGGCGCGGAGTTCTAG
- a CDS encoding ATP-binding protein, which translates to MATSSKSSKDTGAPQTPTQLQRPPAEIQYAAQLARLQAQDKDPRPPGWVLGLKAARAFILGDASLDIAPKIVAPVASIERMLVTLATGRGLMLVGEPGTAKSMLSELLATAISGISTLTIQGGASITEDQIKYGWNYALLINEGPSPRAMVPAPLYLGMQKGQVVRFEEITRAPLEVQDCLLGMLSDRVMAVPELSGEHGMLYAREGFNIIATANTRDRGVNEMSAALKRRFDFETVFPILDFDRELALVQESSARLLAQSGIPKTIPAPVLELLVSTFRDLRGAPAKEGGNGNGGDAAMDRLTAVMSTAEAVNVAHAVGVRAWFLEQREGSPADLVDCIAGTVVKDNADDRAKLRRYFEQKAAKRNGAHWRAYYEARHRLP; encoded by the coding sequence ATGGCCACATCCAGCAAAAGCTCCAAAGACACCGGTGCGCCGCAAACGCCAACGCAGTTGCAACGCCCGCCGGCCGAGATCCAGTACGCCGCGCAGCTCGCGCGCTTGCAGGCGCAGGACAAGGACCCGCGCCCGCCCGGCTGGGTGCTGGGGCTGAAAGCCGCCCGCGCCTTCATCCTCGGAGATGCGTCGCTCGACATCGCGCCCAAGATCGTCGCGCCCGTGGCCAGCATCGAACGCATGCTGGTCACGCTGGCCACCGGACGCGGGCTGATGCTGGTGGGCGAGCCGGGCACGGCGAAGTCGATGCTGTCGGAGCTGCTGGCCACCGCCATCTCGGGCATCTCGACGCTCACCATCCAGGGCGGCGCATCGATCACCGAAGACCAGATCAAGTACGGCTGGAACTACGCGCTGCTCATCAACGAAGGGCCGAGCCCGCGCGCGATGGTGCCGGCGCCGCTCTACCTGGGCATGCAGAAGGGCCAGGTGGTGCGCTTCGAGGAAATCACGCGCGCGCCGCTCGAAGTGCAGGACTGCCTGCTCGGCATGCTGTCGGACCGCGTGATGGCGGTGCCCGAGCTGTCGGGCGAGCACGGCATGCTCTATGCGCGCGAGGGCTTCAACATCATCGCCACCGCCAACACGCGCGACCGTGGCGTGAACGAGATGAGCGCGGCGCTCAAGCGCCGCTTCGATTTCGAGACCGTGTTCCCCATCCTCGACTTCGACCGCGAACTGGCGCTGGTGCAGGAGTCGTCCGCGCGCCTTCTGGCACAGAGCGGCATTCCGAAGACCATTCCCGCGCCGGTGCTGGAACTGCTGGTGTCGACCTTCCGCGACCTGCGCGGCGCGCCGGCCAAGGAAGGCGGGAACGGCAATGGTGGCGACGCAGCGATGGACCGGCTCACGGCCGTGATGTCGACCGCCGAAGCGGTGAACGTGGCGCATGCGGTCGGCGTGCGCGCGTGGTTCCTCGAACAGCGCGAGGGCTCGCCGGCCGATCTGGTCGATTGCATCGCGGGCACGGTGGTGAAAGACAACGCGGACGATCGCGCCAAGCTGCGCCGCTACTTCGAGCAGAAGGCCGCCAAGCGCAACGGCGCGCACTGGCGTGCGTACTACGAGGCGCGGCATCGTCTTCCCTGA
- a CDS encoding GGDEF domain-containing protein translates to MIDGASYGLLAGLMVCGLVLLLVFGSVIHGYYALACACALVAFAGLNGLAPRGPSAHWPAAALVLWTVCRLQFGRHLLRLKDFAPRLDRVAQATLVLFAIAVLYAALETQLVWTLRTVQALAVASTVILAVGAVMVLRRLPWPAALFLAGAALLIGGISATPMSIWLDPAWAPRRMNFAQAAVIAELMVFVIAIGVRLRADRALEARTQQKVEDLGTDALTGATSRAGFESRGRDWLREGRPFSLMLADLNGFSRVNERHGRAGGDAVLAAMARRLRQQVRADDMVARLGGDEFAILLVGTPARHKLAEMAIRMLTAGARPVEHDGRLLAGGELNFGIASHPVDGDTLESIVQAADRALRHCEQQRMGPAYAFAGELHE, encoded by the coding sequence ATGATCGATGGCGCGAGCTATGGCCTGCTGGCGGGCCTCATGGTGTGCGGTCTGGTATTGCTGCTGGTGTTCGGCAGCGTCATCCACGGTTATTACGCGTTGGCCTGTGCCTGTGCACTGGTCGCCTTTGCCGGCTTGAACGGCCTGGCGCCGCGCGGCCCATCCGCCCATTGGCCGGCGGCGGCGCTGGTGCTGTGGACGGTCTGCCGGCTTCAGTTCGGGCGGCACCTGCTGCGGCTGAAGGATTTCGCGCCGCGCCTGGACCGGGTCGCGCAGGCCACGCTGGTCCTCTTCGCGATCGCCGTGCTTTATGCCGCCCTCGAAACACAGCTCGTGTGGACGCTGCGCACGGTGCAGGCACTGGCAGTGGCCTCCACGGTGATCCTTGCAGTGGGCGCGGTGATGGTGCTGCGCCGCCTGCCTTGGCCGGCGGCGTTGTTCCTGGCCGGCGCGGCGCTGCTGATCGGCGGCATCTCGGCCACCCCGATGTCGATCTGGCTGGACCCGGCCTGGGCACCCCGCCGCATGAACTTCGCGCAGGCCGCCGTGATTGCGGAGCTGATGGTGTTCGTCATCGCCATCGGCGTGCGCCTGCGCGCCGATCGGGCGCTCGAAGCTCGCACGCAGCAAAAGGTGGAAGACCTGGGCACCGACGCGCTCACCGGCGCCACCAGCCGCGCCGGCTTCGAGAGCCGCGGCCGCGACTGGTTGCGCGAAGGCCGGCCGTTCTCGCTGATGCTGGCCGACCTGAACGGCTTCAGCCGCGTGAACGAACGGCATGGACGCGCAGGCGGCGATGCGGTGCTGGCCGCCATGGCCCGGCGCCTGCGCCAGCAGGTGCGCGCGGACGACATGGTGGCCCGGCTCGGTGGCGACGAGTTCGCGATCCTGCTGGTCGGCACACCGGCGCGGCACAAGCTCGCGGAGATGGCGATACGCATGCTGACCGCCGGCGCCCGGCCGGTCGAGCACGATGGCCGGCTGCTCGCGGGCGGCGAACTGAACTTCGGCATTGCCAGCCACCCGGTCGACGGCGACACGCTTGAAAGCATCGTGCAGGCCGCCGACCGCGCACTGCGCCACTGCGAGCAACAACGCATGGGCCCGGCCTATGCGTTCGCCGGCGAACTGCATGAATGA
- a CDS encoding WGR and DUF4132 domain-containing protein has translation MRRFELIEGTASKFWEVEQVGSDLNIRWGRIGTAGQSQTKSFADATKADAALTKLAAEKTGKGYGEVGVATGAAIGKTEAKPKAEATAEKTASPAAAESTAAADASAPAQEAAAPSTESIDSQADRVFEAVRAKMEAGELTTKDTLSPGMLKRQHGVSEQGAALAFKRLKAQGLLDGWGTSCTPVKNAQALAKELGATAPNAAAEASIGAEMPVSADTPPWLASGAPVRLSPEMLRQAFPSRRFPPKPAASTGAAATWQLVRRQLDPKVDVGNSDAALQPAVQRMLDRVALREPSADAESDTVLMALALSTGGHYGENEPGEMVANYLVAQYGLPGAIDILLSAQQIQVQTDYDRQAQVRRSSFGSAVSRAMGNSYYGPLGQGEQALRAHLAAAEPEVWQACRDKIEAALPGVHPSRQPTLALMLPDAPEISNAMVHALAAEKGTPETTHWLLLTATDLAAIALAAKVKLSYSSGFWGDSHMTSTLVQERGTEAVPVLERGAANDDAGDALACIGTPEAVQALARVASQSKGALARLALSVDRWPAAAIAALSRLVAAGGKDANLVTPSLTRLLRAHSAALLPALRPWLDAGAQAAIDRQLALLSGPAEVADADELPPVLAAPPWLAKVQKKAAATLVLEPLALATAEQWNEGEREKALRLNSWQMNRHASARQNMAVLLDELGFDIKKQKSHGPLAKAAEAAIRDGDAQGLIANWRAMVVERKKERYNWFCFTSSFVTLLPAAVGVPFWNAIASEAESDDIGMVLATHGQAVMPGLIAMVRSKPSENLSYALNYGTPDLAMPAARAFAKLKTLRAAGREWLLKYPEHAACGLIAPALGKAGEARDCAGSALRLLQANGHEALLLEVAGRYRQPEVVQALRAVLDESPLDRFPTKRAKLPEFWQPRGWRRPTLRNGKALPDDALDHFGQMLTFPTTEGIYGGIPVVKEACDADSLAEFAWDAFTAWLEASGPSKEGWALTSLGLFGNDDTARKLTPFIRAWPGEAAHARAVTGLDVLATIGSDVALMLLNGIAQKVKFKGLQDKAREKIDAIAEARGLSTEELEDRLAPDLGLDEQGTMLLDFGPRAFKVGFDEALKPYVRESTGGVDGARLPDLPKPKKTDDDALGKEAVERFKLLKKDARTIASQQLLRLEVAMCARRRWTPEVFRLFLVEHPLVRHIVQRLIWGVYAVEGDNSYGGTLQACFRVAEDGSYTTAEDDPFELPTGDNIRIGVPHALDLSPADAAAFGQVFADYELLQPFAQIGRDIYTLTDEEKKSLKLERWKDVKVPTGRVLGLANKGWRRGQAQDAGCIWYFSKPLGTNRVIELSLDPGIIVGMVDEYPEQTLGQVQVGQPSGWGDMRDAEALHLLDPISASELIRDMEGLRA, from the coding sequence ATGCGCCGTTTTGAACTGATCGAAGGAACCGCCAGCAAATTCTGGGAAGTGGAACAGGTCGGCTCCGACCTCAACATCCGCTGGGGCCGCATCGGCACCGCAGGCCAGAGCCAGACCAAGTCTTTCGCCGACGCCACCAAGGCCGATGCCGCGCTGACCAAGCTCGCCGCCGAGAAGACCGGCAAGGGCTACGGCGAAGTCGGCGTGGCCACCGGCGCGGCCATCGGCAAGACCGAGGCCAAGCCGAAGGCCGAAGCCACCGCCGAAAAAACAGCCTCGCCGGCAGCGGCGGAATCCACGGCAGCGGCCGACGCCAGCGCGCCCGCGCAGGAAGCCGCAGCGCCCTCCACCGAAAGCATCGACAGCCAGGCCGACCGCGTGTTCGAAGCCGTGCGCGCAAAGATGGAAGCGGGCGAACTCACGACCAAGGACACCTTGTCGCCCGGCATGCTCAAGCGCCAGCATGGCGTGAGCGAGCAAGGCGCCGCGCTGGCGTTCAAGCGGCTCAAGGCACAGGGCCTGCTGGACGGCTGGGGCACCAGTTGCACGCCCGTCAAGAACGCGCAGGCGCTTGCGAAGGAACTGGGTGCAACCGCACCGAACGCAGCCGCGGAAGCATCCATCGGCGCCGAGATGCCCGTCAGCGCCGACACGCCGCCGTGGCTTGCCAGCGGTGCGCCCGTGCGGCTCTCGCCCGAGATGCTGCGCCAGGCCTTTCCCTCGCGCCGCTTCCCTCCGAAGCCTGCTGCAAGCACGGGTGCGGCCGCCACCTGGCAGCTGGTGCGCCGCCAGCTCGATCCGAAGGTCGATGTCGGCAACAGCGATGCGGCCCTGCAGCCTGCGGTGCAACGCATGCTCGATCGCGTGGCGCTGCGCGAGCCCTCTGCCGATGCCGAGTCCGACACCGTGCTGATGGCATTGGCGCTGAGCACCGGCGGCCACTACGGCGAGAACGAGCCCGGCGAAATGGTGGCGAACTACCTGGTGGCGCAATACGGACTGCCGGGTGCCATCGACATCCTGCTGTCGGCGCAGCAGATCCAGGTCCAGACCGACTACGACCGGCAAGCCCAGGTCCGCCGCAGCAGTTTCGGCAGCGCGGTGAGCCGCGCCATGGGCAACAGCTACTACGGCCCGCTGGGGCAAGGCGAGCAAGCGCTGCGCGCGCACCTGGCCGCCGCCGAGCCCGAGGTCTGGCAAGCCTGCCGCGACAAGATCGAAGCCGCGTTGCCCGGCGTGCACCCCAGCCGCCAACCCACGCTGGCCCTGATGCTGCCCGACGCCCCCGAGATCTCGAACGCGATGGTGCATGCGCTCGCAGCCGAAAAGGGCACGCCCGAAACCACGCACTGGCTGCTGCTGACGGCCACCGACCTGGCCGCCATCGCGCTGGCCGCCAAGGTCAAGCTCAGCTATTCCAGCGGCTTCTGGGGCGACAGCCACATGACGAGCACGCTGGTGCAGGAGCGCGGCACCGAGGCCGTGCCCGTGCTGGAGCGCGGCGCCGCCAACGACGACGCGGGCGACGCGCTCGCATGCATCGGCACGCCCGAGGCGGTGCAGGCGCTGGCCCGCGTGGCGAGCCAATCGAAGGGCGCGCTGGCGCGGCTTGCGCTGTCGGTCGACCGCTGGCCGGCGGCGGCCATCGCCGCGCTGTCACGGCTGGTCGCGGCTGGCGGCAAGGACGCCAACCTCGTCACGCCCAGCCTCACGCGCCTGCTGCGCGCGCACAGCGCAGCCCTGCTGCCCGCGCTGCGGCCCTGGCTGGATGCTGGCGCGCAGGCCGCCATCGACCGGCAACTCGCGCTGCTGTCCGGCCCCGCCGAAGTGGCCGATGCCGACGAACTGCCGCCCGTGCTGGCCGCGCCACCGTGGCTTGCCAAAGTGCAGAAGAAAGCCGCCGCCACGCTGGTGCTGGAACCGCTTGCGCTGGCTACGGCTGAACAGTGGAACGAAGGCGAACGCGAGAAGGCGTTGCGCCTGAACTCGTGGCAAATGAATCGCCATGCATCGGCGCGCCAGAACATGGCGGTGCTGCTCGATGAACTGGGCTTCGACATCAAGAAGCAAAAATCACACGGCCCGCTCGCCAAGGCGGCCGAAGCCGCGATCCGCGACGGCGATGCGCAGGGGCTGATCGCCAACTGGCGCGCCATGGTGGTCGAGCGCAAGAAGGAGCGCTACAACTGGTTCTGCTTCACATCGAGCTTCGTCACGCTGCTGCCGGCTGCAGTCGGCGTGCCGTTCTGGAACGCGATTGCGAGCGAGGCGGAAAGCGACGACATCGGCATGGTGCTCGCCACGCACGGCCAGGCCGTGATGCCGGGCCTGATTGCGATGGTGCGGTCGAAACCCTCCGAGAACCTGTCGTACGCGCTCAACTACGGCACGCCCGACCTGGCCATGCCGGCCGCCCGCGCCTTCGCCAAGCTCAAGACCTTGCGCGCCGCCGGCCGCGAATGGCTGCTGAAGTATCCCGAGCACGCCGCCTGCGGCCTGATCGCGCCTGCGCTCGGCAAGGCCGGCGAGGCACGCGACTGCGCGGGCTCGGCGTTGCGCCTCCTGCAGGCCAACGGCCACGAGGCGCTGCTGCTCGAAGTGGCCGGCCGCTACCGCCAGCCCGAGGTGGTGCAGGCGCTGCGCGCCGTGCTCGACGAAAGCCCGCTCGACCGCTTTCCCACCAAGCGCGCCAAGCTGCCCGAGTTCTGGCAACCGCGCGGCTGGCGCCGCCCGACGCTCAGGAACGGCAAGGCGCTGCCCGACGATGCGCTCGACCACTTCGGCCAGATGCTGACCTTTCCGACCACCGAAGGCATCTACGGTGGCATCCCCGTGGTCAAGGAGGCCTGCGACGCCGACTCGCTGGCCGAGTTCGCATGGGACGCCTTCACCGCCTGGCTCGAAGCCAGCGGGCCGAGCAAGGAAGGCTGGGCGCTCACCTCGCTGGGCCTGTTCGGCAACGACGACACGGCGCGCAAGCTCACACCCTTCATTCGCGCCTGGCCCGGCGAGGCTGCGCATGCGCGCGCCGTGACCGGGCTCGACGTGCTGGCCACCATCGGCAGCGACGTCGCGCTGATGCTGCTCAACGGCATCGCGCAGAAGGTCAAGTTCAAGGGCCTGCAGGACAAGGCGCGCGAGAAGATCGACGCCATCGCCGAGGCGCGCGGCCTGAGCACCGAGGAACTCGAAGACCGGCTCGCACCCGACCTCGGCCTCGACGAGCAGGGCACGATGCTGCTGGACTTCGGCCCGCGCGCCTTCAAGGTCGGGTTCGACGAAGCGCTCAAGCCCTATGTGCGCGAGAGCACCGGTGGCGTCGATGGCGCGCGGCTGCCCGACCTGCCCAAGCCCAAGAAGACCGACGACGACGCACTGGGCAAGGAAGCGGTCGAGCGCTTCAAGCTGCTCAAGAAGGACGCACGCACCATCGCGAGCCAGCAACTGCTGCGCCTCGAAGTGGCGATGTGCGCACGCCGGCGCTGGACGCCCGAGGTGTTTCGCCTTTTCCTGGTCGAGCATCCGCTGGTGCGCCACATCGTGCAGCGGCTGATCTGGGGGGTGTACGCGGTGGAGGGCGACAACAGCTACGGCGGCACGCTGCAGGCATGCTTCCGCGTGGCGGAGGACGGCAGCTACACCACGGCCGAAGACGACCCCTTCGAATTGCCTACGGGCGACAACATCCGCATCGGCGTGCCGCATGCGCTGGACCTGTCGCCCGCCGATGCCGCCGCCTTCGGCCAGGTGTTCGCCGACTACGAGCTGCTGCAGCCCTTCGCCCAGATCGGCCGCGACATCTACACGCTGACCGACGAAGAAAAGAAGAGCTTGAAGCTCGAGCGCTGGAAAGACGTGAAGGTGCCCACCGGTCGCGTGCTGGGCCTGGCCAACAAGGGCTGGCGCCGCGGCCAGGCGCAAGACGCCGGCTGCATCTGGTACTTCAGCAAGCCGCTGGGCACGAACCGCGTGATCGAGCTGAGCCTGGACCCCGGCATCATCGTCGGCATGGTGGACGAATATCCCGAGCAGACGCTGGGCCAGGTGCAGGTCGGCCAGCCCTCGGGCTGGGGCGACATGCGCGATGCCGAAGCACTGCACCTGCTCGACCCGATCTCGGCGAGCGAACTGATCCGCGACATGGAAGGGCTGCGGGCATGA
- a CDS encoding DUF5682 family protein, which produces MTQQPHIVGVRHHSPACARLVAERIRTLRPAHVLIEGPADFNERLAELYLPHQLPVAIYSYLSGDETHRGSWSPFAEHSPEWQALQVAREVGAQVRFIDLPAWHDAFSRMENRYADVADAQHEERAEAYERALTEKLSVQGRDALWDHLFEDGCDAAELAQRLATYFDHLRGEDPGSLGNQAREQMMARWIAWAMAQPVEPGRAQVLVVCGGYHAPALARLWQGLPAELPATPEPSLEPCNEGGQDDRADAPLRFGSYLVPYTFKRLDAFAGYASGMPSPAYYQWVWEHGPEGAAHRALQHVMQRLRDKKLPASTADLMAVHLRAQGLARLRGHEKPLRSDWLDALAGALVKDALDAPLPWTYRGAIRPGTDPVLVQAMDVLAGDTVGRLAPGTPQPPLVAAVAAELAAHGIVLRGQLKIDLLADADRAKSRVLHRLSILRLPGVRRTQGPKLAMSGERTEVWSLAEPLEQQAALIEAGAWGASLHDAARARLEDDLRQAQGRIGPLADGLNQAAWAGLSALSDSLLGELQGAIANEPRFEALGPALSVLHTLLRHGQMLGMADAPVLRVVIESGFDRALWLLEPPAAVTPADMDAHLQGHLALRRIVADVLAHAADTSHDADAPKLLDVEPARALAVWQRKAADASAAPVSRGAALGATLSLAGRAAHAQPHDAGVNEAMQLLHSLPAPVLGDALTGLLALARETLSSEPAFVAGMDRTVQALDNADFVRAMPSLRAAFAWLPPQERGLLAEQVLKLHDAAHLSRRALTATHSGEAAPEALAQARMVEDAVLARLAAWGVTLDNNDKDFDGSPRP; this is translated from the coding sequence ATGACACAGCAGCCCCACATCGTCGGCGTGCGTCACCACAGCCCTGCCTGCGCGCGGCTGGTCGCCGAGCGCATCCGCACCCTGCGCCCCGCGCATGTGCTGATCGAAGGGCCAGCCGATTTCAACGAACGACTGGCCGAGCTGTACCTGCCGCACCAGTTGCCGGTGGCGATCTACAGCTACCTCTCGGGCGACGAAACGCATCGCGGCTCGTGGTCGCCCTTTGCCGAGCACTCGCCCGAATGGCAGGCGCTGCAGGTGGCGCGCGAAGTCGGCGCGCAGGTGCGCTTCATCGACCTGCCTGCGTGGCACGACGCCTTCTCGCGCATGGAGAACCGATACGCCGACGTGGCCGATGCGCAGCATGAAGAACGCGCCGAAGCCTACGAACGCGCGCTGACCGAGAAGCTCTCGGTGCAGGGCCGCGATGCACTGTGGGACCACCTGTTCGAGGACGGCTGCGATGCGGCCGAGCTGGCGCAGCGCCTGGCCACCTACTTCGATCATTTGCGCGGCGAAGACCCCGGCTCGCTGGGCAACCAGGCGCGCGAACAGATGATGGCGCGCTGGATCGCCTGGGCGATGGCGCAGCCGGTTGAGCCCGGCCGCGCGCAGGTGCTGGTGGTGTGCGGCGGCTACCACGCGCCTGCGCTGGCGCGGCTCTGGCAGGGCCTGCCGGCCGAGCTGCCCGCAACCCCAGAGCCATCGCTCGAACCCTGCAATGAAGGAGGCCAGGACGACAGAGCCGATGCGCCGCTGCGCTTCGGCTCCTACCTCGTGCCGTACACATTCAAGCGCCTCGATGCCTTCGCCGGTTATGCCTCGGGCATGCCCTCCCCCGCCTACTACCAGTGGGTCTGGGAGCACGGCCCCGAAGGCGCCGCACATCGCGCGCTGCAGCACGTGATGCAACGGCTGCGCGACAAGAAACTGCCCGCCTCCACCGCCGACCTAATGGCCGTGCATCTGCGTGCGCAAGGCCTCGCGCGTTTGCGCGGTCACGAGAAGCCGCTGCGCTCCGACTGGCTCGACGCGCTGGCCGGCGCGCTGGTAAAAGACGCGCTCGATGCGCCGCTGCCCTGGACCTACCGCGGCGCGATCCGCCCCGGCACCGACCCGGTGCTGGTGCAGGCCATGGATGTGCTGGCCGGCGACACCGTCGGCCGCCTCGCGCCCGGCACGCCGCAGCCGCCGCTGGTGGCTGCGGTGGCGGCCGAACTCGCTGCGCACGGCATCGTGCTGCGCGGCCAGCTCAAGATCGACCTGCTGGCCGACGCCGACCGCGCGAAGAGCCGCGTGCTGCACCGGCTGTCGATCCTGCGACTGCCCGGCGTGCGACGCACGCAAGGGCCGAAGCTGGCAATGTCGGGCGAACGCACCGAAGTCTGGTCGCTGGCCGAGCCGCTGGAGCAGCAGGCCGCGCTGATCGAGGCCGGCGCCTGGGGCGCGAGCCTGCATGACGCGGCGCGGGCCCGGCTCGAAGACGATCTGCGCCAGGCACAGGGCCGCATCGGTCCGTTGGCCGATGGGCTCAACCAGGCCGCGTGGGCGGGGCTGTCGGCGCTCAGCGATTCGCTGCTGGGCGAGCTGCAGGGCGCCATCGCCAACGAGCCGCGCTTCGAGGCGCTGGGCCCGGCCTTGTCGGTGCTGCATACGCTGCTGCGCCACGGCCAGATGCTGGGCATGGCCGATGCGCCGGTGCTGCGCGTGGTGATCGAGTCGGGCTTCGACCGCGCGCTGTGGCTGCTGGAGCCGCCCGCCGCCGTCACGCCAGCCGACATGGACGCGCATCTGCAGGGCCACCTCGCGCTGCGGCGGATCGTGGCCGACGTGCTGGCCCATGCGGCCGACACATCGCACGACGCCGACGCACCGAAGCTGCTCGACGTGGAGCCGGCGCGCGCGCTCGCGGTCTGGCAGCGCAAGGCGGCCGATGCCAGCGCCGCGCCCGTGAGCCGTGGCGCCGCGCTGGGCGCCACGCTGAGCCTGGCGGGGCGGGCTGCACACGCGCAGCCGCACGATGCCGGCGTGAATGAAGCGATGCAACTGCTGCATTCGCTGCCTGCGCCGGTGCTCGGCGATGCGCTCACCGGCCTGCTCGCGCTGGCACGCGAAACGCTGTCGTCCGAACCGGCCTTCGTCGCCGGCATGGACCGCACGGTGCAGGCGCTGGACAACGCCGACTTCGTGCGCGCCATGCCCAGCCTGCGCGCCGCCTTTGCCTGGCTGCCGCCGCAAGAGCGCGGATTGCTGGCCGAGCAGGTGCTGAAGCTGCACGACGCCGCTCATCTGTCGCGCCGCGCGCTCACGGCCACGCACTCCGGCGAGGCCGCGCCGGAAGCGCTGGCGCAGGCGCGCATGGTGGAAGACGCCGTGCTCGCGCGCCTCGCGGCCTGGGGCGTCACGCTCGACAACAACGACAAGGACTTCGACG